One genomic segment of Primulina tabacum isolate GXHZ01 chromosome 9, ASM2559414v2, whole genome shotgun sequence includes these proteins:
- the LOC142556721 gene encoding 9-cis-epoxycarotenoid dioxygenase NCED2, chloroplastic-like translates to MASSPPILDTNSSCWAGCNVSCPWFSFVEVGFRSNSVSMRTKHSKRNSINCVLHSPSIAALPKLPFQSSTTLGTDLPPERSDSPARPPQWNILKKVAAQTLDAVEGLLVSHERQHPLPKTADPQVQIAGNFAPVPEQPVQNNLQVTGKIPSCINGVYLRNGANPLHDPVAGHHLFDGDGMIHAVTIDGGKSVSYACRYTETQRLTQERKLGRPVFPKAIGELHGHSGIARLMLFYARGLFGVLDHSQGTGVANAGLVYFNQRLLAMSEDDLPYQVRVTPSGDLETVARYDFSGELKSNMIAHPKIDPVSGELFTLSYDVVQKPYLKFFKFSNGGIKSPDVEIPLDVPTMIHDFAITENFVVIPDQQVVFKLQEMIKGGSPVIYDRNKISRFGILSKNAKNADDIIWAECPETFCFHLWNAWEEPETDEIVVIGSCMTPPDSIFNECDEKLKSILSEIRLNLKTGESKKREIINSLEQINLEAGMVNRNLLGRKTRHAYLAIAEPWPKVSGFAKVDHYTGKVEKSIYGDCKYGGEPFFVPNDTNSEREDDGYILTFVHDENAWESELQIINAMTLELEACVKLPSRVPYGFHGTFVSSKDLENQA, encoded by the coding sequence ATGGCTTCATCTCCTCCTATATTAGACACAAATTCAAGTTGTTGGGCAGGATGCAATGTTTCTTGCCCTTGGTTCTCGTTTGTCGAGGTGGGATTTCGATCAAACTCTGTCTCGATGAGGACTAAGCATTCGAAAAGAAATAGCATCAACTGTGTTTTGCATTCACCTTCAATTGCCGCTTTACCCAAGCTGCCCTTTCAATCATCCACAACACTTGGAACAGATTTGCCACCCGAGAGATCTGATTCTCCGGCGCGGCCGCCTCAGTGGAACATACTAAAAAAGGTGGCAGCCCAAACCTTGGACGCGGTGGAGGGTCTATTGGTTTCACACGAGCGACAACACCCACTCCCCAAGACTGCTGACCCACAAGTCCAGATTGCCGGAAACTTCGCACCGGTCCCAGAGCAACCGGTGCAGAATAACCTTCAGGTGACGGGTAAAATTCCCTCCTGCATTAACGGCGTTTACTTGCGTAACGGCGCCAACCCTTTACACGACCCAGTAGCGGGCCACCACTTATTCGATGGTGACGGCATGATCCACGCCGTGACCATCGATGGAGGCAAGTCCGTCAGCTACGCTTGCCGGTACACGGAGACGCAAAGGCTGACTCAGGAACGTAAATTGGGCAGGCCCGTTTTTCCTAAAGCCATTGGCGAGCTCCATGGGCATTCGGGCATAGCCAGGTTGATGCTCTTCTACGCCCGAGGCTTATTCGGGGTACTGGACCACAGCCAAGGCACAGGGGTGGCAAACGCCGGGTTAGTATACTTCAATCAAAGGCTACTAGCCATGTCTGAAGATGATCTTCCCTATCAAGTTCGAGTCACCCCATCAGGCGATCTCGAAACAGTTGCGAGGTATGATTTCTCCGGGGAATTGAAAAGTAACATGATTGCGCATCCAAAGATTGATCCAGTGTCTGGGGAGCTATTTACTTTGAGCTACGATGTTGTTCAAAAGCCTTATCTTAAATTCTTCAAATTCTCCAATGGGGGCATCAAATCACCCGATGTCGAAATACCACTTGATGTTCCAACAATGATACACGATTTCGCCATAACAGAGAATTTCGTGGTGATCCCTGATCAGCAAGTGGTTTTCAAGCTTCAAGAGATGATTAAAGGAGGCTCCCCTGTGATATACGACAGGAATAAGATTTCCAGGTTtggaattttgtccaaaaatGCTAAAAATGCGGATGATATCATATGGGCCGAATGTCCCGAAACCTTTTGTTTTCACTTATGGAATGCTTGGGAGGAGCCGGAGACGGATGAGATCGTGGTGATCGGGTCATGCATGACTCCACCCGACTCCATTTTTAATGAATGCGATGAAAAGTTGAAAAGCATTTTATCTGAAATCCGACTGAATCTGAAAACCGGCGAGTCCAAAAAGCGGGAAATCATCAACTCCTTGGAGCAAATCAATCTAGAAGCCGGAATGGTTAACCGGAACCTTCTCGGTCGGAAAACCAGGCACGCTTATCTTGCTATTGCGGAGCCCTGGCCTAAGGTCTCCGGCTTCGCAAAAGTGGACCACTACACCGGAAAAGTTGAAAAATCCATCTACGGCGATTGTAAATACGGAGGCGAGCCGTTTTTCGTCCCAAATGACACAAATTCAGAAAGAGAAGATGATGGGTATATTCTCACATTCGTACACGACGAAAATGCGTGGGAATCAGAGCTGCAGATCATAAATGCCATGACGTTAGAATTGGAAGCCTGCGTCAAGCTTCCATCTCGTGTCCCGTACGGATTTCATGGGACCTTCGTGAGCTCAAAAGACTTGGAAAACCAAGCATAA